The following proteins are co-located in the Pedobacter frigiditerrae genome:
- a CDS encoding sensor histidine kinase, translating into MKLKSKYILFLVILHLVCLVMSYFIFEHNKLLFMLVEVVIIISVLISLNLYKQLIAPLTYLTQGIAAIKDKDFNVKFLATGKKEVDELIDVYNKMIDELRTERTRQQEQHFFLEKLIQTSPTGIIVLDYDKQIKQINPKAREILQAIPGLLDNHVYEMKTGSAKMLRANGLQTFKIQKSKFIDTGFERIFIMIEEVTAEIFEAEKNVYSKVIRMMAHEVNNTVGPVNSIINSALSHQSLWINEADAMLKNAMLVAVDRNQNLNVFMRNFADLVKLPQANLKKIDLTTLLKSVAELMYFPANEKNINFELDLPISFIIAADVEQMEQALINIVKNAIESIDSKGVIKINLDPIKRNLTIADNGKGISEENTEQLFSPFFSTKKDGQGIGLTLVREILLNHGFDFSLKTIAVNDTRFTIEMGM; encoded by the coding sequence ATGAAACTGAAGAGTAAATACATTCTCTTTTTGGTTATTCTTCACTTGGTTTGCTTGGTGATGAGTTACTTCATCTTTGAGCATAACAAGTTGTTGTTCATGCTGGTAGAGGTGGTCATCATTATCTCAGTATTGATATCTCTTAATTTATACAAACAATTAATTGCCCCATTAACTTATTTAACACAGGGCATTGCAGCCATAAAGGATAAAGATTTTAATGTTAAGTTTCTAGCTACTGGAAAAAAAGAGGTGGATGAACTCATCGATGTTTACAATAAAATGATTGATGAGTTGAGAACGGAAAGGACCAGGCAACAAGAACAACATTTTTTTCTAGAAAAACTGATACAAACTTCTCCCACAGGGATTATTGTGTTAGATTATGATAAACAAATTAAACAGATCAATCCGAAGGCAAGAGAGATATTACAGGCTATTCCGGGTTTACTAGACAATCATGTTTACGAAATGAAAACTGGTAGCGCTAAAATGTTAAGGGCTAACGGACTACAAACCTTTAAAATCCAGAAATCTAAATTTATTGATACTGGGTTTGAGCGAATCTTTATCATGATAGAAGAGGTGACAGCAGAAATCTTTGAAGCAGAAAAGAATGTGTACAGCAAGGTAATCAGGATGATGGCCCATGAGGTTAACAATACCGTTGGACCTGTAAACTCTATCATCAATTCTGCCTTGTCTCATCAGTCGCTTTGGATAAACGAAGCAGATGCCATGCTCAAGAATGCGATGTTGGTTGCTGTGGATAGAAACCAAAACTTAAATGTATTCATGCGCAACTTTGCTGATTTGGTTAAGTTGCCCCAAGCTAACCTCAAAAAGATTGATTTGACAACGTTACTTAAATCTGTAGCAGAGCTGATGTATTTTCCTGCCAATGAGAAAAACATAAATTTTGAGCTTGATTTGCCTATTAGTTTCATTATTGCTGCGGATGTTGAACAAATGGAGCAAGCGTTAATCAATATTGTTAAAAATGCAATTGAATCTATCGATAGTAAAGGTGTCATTAAAATCAACCTTGATCCGATAAAACGAAATCTCACCATTGCAGATAATGGTAAAGGCATCTCTGAGGAAAATACAGAGCAATTATTTAGTCCGTTTTTTAGCACTAAAAAAGATGGACAGGGTATAGGCTTAACGCTAGTTCGCGAGATTCTCTTGAATCATGGATTTGATTTCTCTTTAAAAACGATTGCCGTTAATGATACGAGGTTTACGATTGAGATGGGGATGTGA
- a CDS encoding sigma-54 dependent transcriptional regulator translates to MILIIDDDIAVRTSLSLLLKGAGNEVLTASNAAEAFELVKTQKPQLVILDLNFSIDTSGIEGMELLKKIRAFNTTLPVILITGWASIALAVQGMKLGANDFVNKPWDNTHLLQSVNTLLQLDAEKPLARNRKELDKKYNFKQIIGQDPSLLAILETIGRVASTGASVLITGESGTGKELIAEAIHENSNRSAKPFVKVNLGGISSSLFESEMFGHVRGAFTDARFDRMGRFEMANKGTIFLDEIGDLEASSQVKLLRVLQDRTYEVLGSSRTKTVDTRVVCATNKNLNEMVGLGTFREDLLYRINLISIHLPALRDRAADIPLLVNFFISNMKEIYNRPSLSVSPPAMRWLQALPLPGNIRQLKNLVERTVLISSNDELSIDDFQSQLNLSPLKNDKVKLPGVGTMTLDQMEAEMVKQAMNFHKNRITKAAASLGITRNALYRRLEKYQIPFNETEE, encoded by the coding sequence ATGATACTGATCATTGATGATGATATTGCGGTAAGAACTTCACTTTCCTTGCTTTTAAAAGGAGCAGGGAATGAAGTGCTTACGGCTAGTAACGCCGCTGAGGCTTTTGAGCTAGTAAAAACTCAAAAGCCTCAGCTTGTTATTTTAGACCTCAACTTTTCTATCGATACATCTGGCATTGAAGGGATGGAATTACTTAAAAAAATCAGGGCCTTTAACACCACGCTTCCGGTTATTTTAATTACAGGTTGGGCAAGCATCGCCTTAGCGGTACAAGGAATGAAATTAGGTGCTAATGATTTTGTAAATAAACCTTGGGACAATACACACTTGCTGCAATCGGTAAATACCTTATTGCAATTGGATGCTGAAAAACCCTTAGCTAGAAATAGAAAAGAACTCGACAAAAAATACAACTTCAAACAAATTATTGGTCAGGATCCCAGCTTATTGGCTATTCTAGAGACTATCGGTAGGGTAGCTTCTACTGGTGCATCGGTATTAATTACAGGAGAGAGTGGTACGGGGAAGGAGCTCATTGCAGAAGCAATCCATGAAAATAGCAATCGCTCTGCTAAACCTTTTGTAAAGGTAAATTTGGGTGGTATTTCTTCTTCTCTATTTGAGAGTGAAATGTTTGGGCATGTTCGCGGTGCATTTACCGATGCTCGTTTTGATAGGATGGGTCGTTTTGAAATGGCCAATAAGGGGACTATCTTTTTAGATGAGATTGGCGATTTAGAAGCCTCAAGTCAGGTAAAACTGTTAAGGGTATTACAAGATAGAACCTATGAAGTACTGGGAAGCAGCAGGACAAAAACCGTAGATACAAGGGTAGTTTGTGCTACCAATAAAAACCTGAACGAAATGGTGGGTTTAGGAACATTTAGGGAAGATTTATTATATCGGATAAACCTGATTAGCATTCATTTGCCAGCATTAAGAGACCGAGCGGCTGATATTCCTTTGCTGGTTAATTTCTTCATAAGTAACATGAAAGAAATTTATAATCGACCGTCTTTATCCGTATCTCCACCAGCCATGCGTTGGTTACAAGCTTTGCCCTTACCAGGAAACATTAGGCAATTAAAAAATTTGGTAGAACGTACGGTGTTGATCAGTTCGAATGACGAATTAAGTATTGATGATTTCCAATCGCAGTTAAACCTATCTCCATTAAAAAATGACAAGGTTAAATTGCCTGGTGTCGGTACCATGACGTTAGATCAAATGGAAGCCGAAATGGTTAAACAAGCTATGAACTTTCATAAAAATAGAATTACCAAAGCAGCAGCTTCCTTGGGCATTACAAGAAATGCACTTTATCGTCGTTTAGAGAAATATCAAATTCCTTTCAATGAAACTGAAGAGTAA
- a CDS encoding ABC transporter permease, producing MFKHLFKLIWNKRKQNFLFLSEILVSFLVIFAVFSFLTYYYQNYSKPLGFEYKKVWSINYDNGLLTKNNDSLAIFYDNLYKSLKAMPQIEEVSYTGGNFPYSNSNMSTGVNFHGKKFDHVNNYMVGNDYKKVLDVNLIEGRWFLPEDAVTKNKYVIINETLKKEMFGKETAVGKLIGNYDDKEKMKIVGVVQDLKANGDFWPAGNAMFNQLDTGYLKYNSYILVKVRESADATFESELYKFMANTMKNSIEIEHMDEMRDSKNEVTIIPMVIFIIIASFLIINVALGLFGVLWYNINKRKGEIGLRRAIGASGNAVSYQLVMEAMILATMSLIVGSFFAVQFPLLNVFNIPASVYVIAILLSILFIYLLVFACSLYPGKQAAGIHPAVALHEE from the coding sequence ATGTTTAAACACTTATTTAAATTAATATGGAACAAGAGAAAGCAAAACTTTCTGTTCCTTTCCGAAATCCTGGTTTCTTTTCTGGTGATATTCGCGGTTTTTTCCTTCCTTACTTATTACTACCAGAATTACAGTAAACCATTGGGGTTTGAATATAAAAAAGTATGGTCTATTAATTACGACAATGGCTTGTTGACTAAAAACAATGATTCCTTAGCCATATTTTACGATAACCTTTACAAATCCTTAAAAGCAATGCCTCAAATAGAAGAGGTAAGCTATACCGGCGGAAATTTTCCATACTCTAACAGCAACATGAGTACAGGGGTAAACTTTCATGGTAAAAAGTTTGATCATGTGAATAATTATATGGTTGGAAATGATTACAAAAAAGTATTAGATGTTAACCTAATAGAAGGAAGATGGTTTTTGCCTGAAGATGCGGTTACCAAAAATAAGTATGTTATTATTAATGAAACGCTGAAAAAGGAGATGTTTGGTAAAGAAACGGCGGTAGGAAAATTGATTGGCAATTACGATGACAAGGAAAAAATGAAAATTGTTGGCGTGGTACAAGATTTAAAAGCCAATGGCGATTTCTGGCCTGCTGGTAATGCAATGTTCAACCAATTAGATACAGGTTACTTAAAATACAATAGTTATATCCTCGTTAAAGTGCGTGAAAGTGCTGATGCTACTTTTGAAAGCGAGCTTTACAAGTTCATGGCAAACACCATGAAAAATTCAATAGAAATTGAGCACATGGATGAAATGCGTGACTCAAAAAATGAAGTTACAATTATCCCAATGGTTATTTTTATCATCATTGCCAGCTTTTTAATTATCAATGTTGCTTTAGGCTTATTTGGTGTTTTATGGTATAACATCAATAAACGAAAGGGAGAAATTGGTTTGCGCAGGGCGATTGGTGCCAGTGGGAATGCGGTGTCTTATCAGTTGGTAATGGAAGCGATGATTTTAGCCACCATGTCTTTAATTGTAGGTAGTTTTTTTGCGGTTCAGTTTCCACTGTTAAACGTATTTAATATTCCAGCAAGTGTGTATGTGATTGCCATATTGCTTTCTATATTGTTCATTTATTTATTGGTTTTTGCCTGTTCGTTATATCCGGGCAAACAAGCGGCGGGCATACATCCTGCAGTTGCATTACATGAAGAATAA
- a CDS encoding ABC transporter permease, which produces MLKNYFKIAIAVLKRRKFFTFISLFGISFTLTILMVATAFMDKVISPDYPDYKRERSLYVATMEFKNTKEGWLNRSDVSYYFFDHYVSTLKTIEKMAISTNAKASNAYVNNKKIVIKYKYTNADYWNVLEYKFLEGKPFGQQEINNAEKVAVISEETKTAYFGDAKTVVGQYISADNVNYRVIGVVENVSETLYNFAGDMYLPYTVSKENYKRPELMGGYNAVLLAKSKADVPKMQKEFDQMMKRVPIPKDFDKVYSNADSFFASMTRRIAGDGTNNGLTVVVSILSVFVLLFLLLPTINLVNINITRILERSSEIGVRKAFGASSKTLVYQFIVENLILTFLGGFIGLLFSFLAIYLINDANLISNMRLSMNFMVLFYSLIACICFGLISGVYPAWRMSKLNIVKALKAQ; this is translated from the coding sequence ATGTTAAAAAACTATTTTAAAATTGCCATTGCTGTGCTCAAGCGAAGAAAATTCTTCACTTTCATCAGCTTGTTCGGTATCAGCTTTACCCTTACCATTTTAATGGTGGCTACCGCTTTCATGGATAAAGTGATCAGTCCTGATTACCCAGATTACAAAAGAGAACGTTCCTTATATGTGGCAACAATGGAGTTTAAAAACACCAAGGAAGGTTGGTTAAACAGGAGTGATGTTTCTTATTATTTTTTCGACCATTATGTATCTACCTTAAAAACGATAGAGAAAATGGCTATTTCTACTAATGCAAAGGCATCGAATGCTTATGTAAACAATAAAAAGATTGTGATTAAGTATAAATATACCAATGCCGATTATTGGAATGTACTCGAATACAAATTCCTGGAAGGAAAACCTTTTGGGCAACAAGAAATAAACAATGCCGAAAAAGTGGCGGTCATTTCTGAAGAAACAAAAACAGCTTATTTCGGTGATGCGAAAACGGTAGTGGGTCAATACATTTCAGCAGATAATGTGAATTACAGGGTAATTGGGGTGGTAGAAAATGTATCAGAAACACTTTACAACTTTGCAGGCGATATGTATTTGCCTTATACCGTATCTAAAGAAAACTATAAAAGACCAGAGTTAATGGGCGGTTATAATGCTGTTCTTTTGGCAAAAAGCAAGGCTGATGTACCTAAAATGCAAAAGGAATTTGACCAGATGATGAAAAGAGTTCCCATACCGAAAGACTTTGACAAGGTATATAGCAATGCCGATTCATTTTTTGCCAGTATGACCAGAAGGATTGCTGGTGATGGAACTAACAATGGTTTAACTGTAGTTGTATCTATCTTAAGCGTATTTGTGCTGTTGTTTTTATTGCTGCCAACCATCAACTTGGTAAACATTAACATCACTAGAATTTTAGAGCGTTCCTCGGAAATAGGGGTGCGTAAAGCTTTTGGCGCTTCGTCTAAAACCTTGGTTTATCAATTCATCGTAGAAAACTTAATCCTTACTTTTTTGGGAGGATTTATTGGTCTGCTATTCTCTTTTCTGGCCATTTATCTCATTAATGACGCAAACTTGATTTCTAACATGCGCCTATCGATGAATTTCATGGTCTTGTTTTACAGCTTGATAGCCTGTATCTGTTTCGGTTTAATTTCGGGTGTTTATCCAGCTTGGAGAATGTCTAAGTTAAATATAGTAAAGGCACTAAAAGCACAATAA
- a CDS encoding ABC transporter ATP-binding protein produces MIQLQSIEKVYRTDTVETLAINGVNLSIAKGEFLSVMGPSGCGKSTLLNIIGLLDEPSKGNIKIDDQDISRFSDQQLAKFRNQKLGFIFQSYHLINDLRVLDNVELPLLYRNSSAKERKMLATAALEKVGLSNRLKHFPTQLSGGQRQRVAIARAIVGNPQIILADEPTGNLDSAMGNEIMDILINLNKNEGTTIVMVTHDESMAHRTHRLVRLFDGSQVQ; encoded by the coding sequence ATGATACAGTTACAAAGTATTGAAAAAGTTTACAGGACCGATACGGTCGAAACCCTAGCCATTAACGGGGTTAATCTTTCTATTGCCAAGGGCGAATTTCTTTCTGTCATGGGGCCATCAGGTTGTGGTAAAAGTACCTTGCTTAATATCATTGGACTATTAGATGAGCCATCTAAAGGAAACATTAAAATAGATGATCAAGACATTAGTCGGTTTTCTGATCAGCAATTGGCCAAGTTCAGGAACCAAAAACTGGGCTTTATCTTTCAAAGCTATCACTTGATTAACGACCTAAGAGTTTTGGATAATGTAGAATTGCCATTGTTGTACCGCAACTCATCAGCAAAAGAACGCAAAATGTTGGCCACGGCTGCACTGGAGAAAGTAGGTTTAAGTAATCGTTTAAAACATTTTCCTACGCAGTTGTCTGGTGGTCAGCGCCAGCGTGTTGCCATTGCAAGGGCGATAGTGGGCAATCCGCAGATTATTTTAGCTGATGAGCCTACAGGAAATTTAGATAGTGCCATGGGTAATGAGATCATGGATATCTTGATCAACTTAAACAAAAACGAAGGTACTACCATTGTAATGGTTACCCACGATGAAAGTATGGCACACCGTACCCACAGATTGGTACGCCTGTTTGATGGTTCACAAGTTCAATAA
- a CDS encoding TolC family protein has product MMLRKILFTKLLLLTTYGAFALAKVDTLRLTLPQVVEMAKSNSISAKQAITVKETKYWEWRTFKSNYHPQLALEGVLPGYTKTYTQVQQPNGTILFQPIHYDNSSLTLNFSQSIAATGGTVYGTTQLQRFDDFDRNSVLYNGIPYGIGYTQPLLKFNSLKWDKKIEPLKFNESKQVFIETQEKIAITVTEYFFDLLLAQVNLDIAEINNANTKRILTIADTKFELGKISKNEILQLQLEVLNSQKAVGTAKRDVEIATLNLRSYAGIEGDDRIKLDVPAIVAQMSVAADKVLAEAFENRSDAIAFIRRLAEAKRDVAKAKGENGLTATLRANLGFSNAATNAFDIYRSPKNQQSVELQLSIPIMDWGRSKSRTKTAQANEQFITYSVEQDKQTFKQQIITQVTLFNMMKEQIGLTDQAEKIAAEKYKIAGERYVLGNLSITDLSIAFQENDRAKRDYISSLRDFWAAYYQLRYLSLYDFEKNKKITY; this is encoded by the coding sequence ATGATGTTGAGGAAAATATTATTCACTAAGCTCTTGTTATTGACCACTTATGGTGCATTTGCTTTGGCCAAGGTAGATACCTTGAGGTTAACGTTGCCACAAGTAGTAGAAATGGCAAAATCTAATTCCATTTCGGCTAAACAGGCCATTACGGTAAAGGAAACAAAATACTGGGAATGGAGAACTTTTAAATCTAACTATCATCCTCAATTGGCTTTGGAAGGTGTATTGCCAGGTTATACCAAAACATATACCCAAGTACAACAACCCAATGGAACTATTCTTTTTCAGCCTATTCATTATGATAACTCTTCGTTAACCTTAAATTTTAGTCAGAGCATTGCCGCAACAGGTGGAACAGTTTATGGAACCACACAATTGCAACGTTTTGATGATTTCGACAGGAACAGTGTGCTCTATAATGGTATTCCTTATGGTATTGGTTATACACAGCCTTTGCTAAAGTTCAATAGCTTAAAATGGGACAAAAAGATAGAACCTTTAAAGTTTAACGAAAGTAAACAGGTTTTTATAGAAACGCAGGAAAAGATAGCCATCACAGTTACGGAGTATTTCTTCGACCTCTTGTTGGCACAAGTGAATTTAGACATTGCCGAAATCAATAATGCCAATACCAAGCGTATTTTAACAATAGCTGATACAAAATTTGAGTTGGGTAAAATCTCTAAGAATGAAATCCTGCAGTTGCAGTTAGAGGTACTGAACTCGCAAAAAGCAGTGGGGACTGCTAAAAGAGATGTAGAAATTGCTACTTTAAACCTACGCAGTTATGCAGGGATAGAAGGCGATGATAGGATTAAACTAGATGTACCTGCAATTGTAGCGCAGATGTCGGTGGCGGCAGATAAAGTATTGGCAGAAGCTTTTGAGAATAGATCAGATGCCATTGCCTTCATCAGACGTTTGGCCGAAGCCAAAAGAGATGTGGCCAAGGCGAAAGGAGAAAATGGTTTAACCGCTACTTTAAGAGCTAACCTTGGTTTTTCAAATGCGGCTACCAATGCTTTTGATATTTATCGTTCGCCAAAAAATCAACAATCGGTAGAGTTGCAACTTTCTATTCCCATAATGGATTGGGGGAGGTCTAAATCGAGAACTAAAACCGCACAAGCAAATGAACAATTCATCACCTATTCCGTAGAACAAGATAAACAAACTTTTAAGCAGCAAATCATCACACAGGTAACGCTTTTTAACATGATGAAAGAGCAAATTGGCTTAACCGATCAGGCAGAGAAAATTGCAGCAGAAAAATACAAAATAGCAGGTGAACGATATGTTTTAGGTAACCTGAGCATTACCGATCTCAGCATTGCTTTTCAGGAAAACGACAGGGCGAAAAGAGATTATATTTCATCACTACGCGATTTCTGGGCTGCCTATTATCAGCTCCGCTACCTTTCGCTTTACGACTTCGAAAAAAACAAAAAAATAACCTATTAA
- a CDS encoding efflux RND transporter periplasmic adaptor subunit, whose amino-acid sequence MDKLIEEEVTAKKKKKTYLLIFISLVILASSIWLIRYYFKPSLTTADITTAKVETGIIENTINATGEVLPEFEEVLTSPISASIKEVLLDAGKKVTKGQSILTLDKSLSQTEYGKLQFQMESKENEIRKLKLDLEKSFFDIKSNNSIKQLRISNFKDAVSSAKRLLKAGGGTKEDVERAELDLKVAELEKLQLENEIKSKQQTMKIEIREAEIALAIQRNDLDALKRKLDLANVTATRSGVVTWVNKNIGSSVHEGDALVRIADLSGFKVAGSMSDNLLDKIHNNMTAIIRIGDTQLRGSIVNISPAVSNSIVSFDIQLNQKDSKELRPNQKVDVFLVTDTRNGVLRIANGPAFNGSNLQEVFVLKNGKAERRTVKTGLSNFDFIEIISGLKLGEEVITSDMAEYKNTQTITINN is encoded by the coding sequence ATGGACAAGCTCATTGAAGAAGAAGTTACTGCAAAAAAGAAGAAGAAAACTTATCTCCTGATTTTTATCTCACTGGTTATACTAGCCAGCAGCATTTGGTTAATCAGGTATTATTTTAAACCATCCTTAACCACTGCTGATATTACGACCGCCAAAGTTGAAACCGGTATCATTGAAAATACAATTAATGCCACAGGCGAGGTATTGCCTGAATTTGAAGAGGTTTTAACAAGTCCGATTAGTGCCTCTATAAAGGAGGTTTTGTTAGACGCAGGCAAAAAAGTAACAAAAGGGCAGTCTATTCTTACACTTGATAAATCTTTAAGTCAGACAGAATACGGAAAACTCCAATTTCAAATGGAATCAAAGGAGAATGAGATTCGTAAACTGAAACTAGACCTTGAAAAGAGCTTTTTTGATATCAAATCTAACAACAGCATTAAACAATTGCGCATCAGCAATTTTAAAGATGCGGTTTCGTCTGCCAAAAGATTGTTAAAAGCTGGTGGTGGCACAAAGGAAGATGTAGAACGTGCTGAGCTCGACCTGAAAGTAGCGGAACTAGAGAAACTACAATTAGAGAACGAGATCAAAAGCAAACAGCAAACCATGAAGATCGAGATCAGGGAAGCGGAGATTGCACTGGCCATACAACGCAACGACCTCGATGCCTTAAAGCGTAAGTTAGATTTAGCAAATGTAACGGCTACTAGGTCTGGTGTGGTTACCTGGGTTAATAAAAACATAGGCTCGAGCGTACACGAAGGTGATGCTTTGGTTAGGATAGCTGATTTAAGTGGATTTAAGGTGGCGGGTAGCATGTCTGATAACTTGCTCGACAAGATTCACAACAACATGACAGCTATCATTCGCATCGGCGATACGCAATTGCGTGGTAGTATTGTTAACATTTCTCCGGCCGTAAGCAATAGCATTGTTTCGTTTGATATTCAATTGAATCAAAAAGATAGCAAAGAGTTAAGGCCAAACCAAAAGGTAGATGTTTTTCTAGTCACCGATACCAGAAATGGCGTCTTAAGAATAGCTAACGGACCAGCATTTAATGGTTCTAACCTTCAAGAAGTTTTCGTTTTGAAAAATGGAAAAGCAGAACGGAGAACGGTTAAAACTGGGTTAAGCAATTTCGATTTCATAGAGATTATTAGCGGTTTAAAACTGGGAGAAGAAGTGATTACCTCAGATATGGCCGAGTATAAGAACACGCAAACCATCACCATAAATAATTAA
- a CDS encoding HopJ type III effector protein, with product MRSQLTTLLADLKTNSITFSQVIAFIENYYQHQPTAFKNGDAYNETTQNQGSAKVFAFAQLNELSEADTLLLFAEHYQAVLASPEGTDHQNIRQFMANGWDGILFEGDALAVR from the coding sequence ATGAGATCTCAATTAACCACTTTACTAGCCGATTTAAAGACAAACTCAATAACCTTTAGTCAAGTTATTGCATTTATAGAAAACTATTACCAACATCAACCTACTGCATTTAAAAATGGTGATGCTTATAACGAGACAACGCAGAATCAAGGCAGTGCAAAGGTGTTTGCTTTTGCTCAACTGAATGAGCTAAGCGAGGCTGATACACTTCTTTTATTTGCAGAACATTATCAAGCGGTGCTGGCTAGTCCAGAGGGAACAGATCATCAAAACATCAGGCAGTTCATGGCCAATGGATGGGATGGGATTTTGTTTGAAGGGGATGCTTTGGCAGTGAGGTAA
- a CDS encoding RagB/SusD family nutrient uptake outer membrane protein, with protein MKRLYKYSLGLVVVLSLSTTSCKKFLDEVNPGATTLETAYGNKSGFEGLINTIYVDNYFFYGKVDFIGPSEMGTDLWINYAGSDIGITTYDNTLTTGLGTLKTIWGGCYSAIGLANTAIEFSTKVKGYSSQTEIDTKVAEAYFWRAWAYFNLVEQFGPVYLTTKSAATEGNNIAPKRSTEKEIYDVIISDLKFATEKLPLTQGALRGRIAKKAAYALLAKVYLQRTRLGEAAQYGALALAAAEELINNQAKYNCALYTSDATRSGFAKAFDLKNNKSNTEFLFLQAIDVTGLNPEGFNRGRTRQYYLPDLGGRGADWGTIETTVLYGRSNAKQYKPTKYLLTSIFDPRETTPDTRFANTFTYKFYASADKVITAALATTYQKDASIVGKTILSTRQAYTGPDYFLAAGGTFEEEKNMTNDVGLSVFTPNWTIPTATKKAMPCLVADPSDLFDPATNNYKLPASFPNEPSLINIFPAFKKFSGKMYAQSNQNWLGDIPIIRLGEVYLIAAEAALLANNDALKASTYVNVIRKRAALTSRESEMLATPAEMNVAYILKERGRELAGEHTRWIDLKRTGNLSKTYFQQTNPAIAANFDPAKHTQRPIPQYFLDAITNAAEFGNNGY; from the coding sequence ATGAAAAGATTATATAAATATTCGCTGGGCTTAGTTGTAGTACTTTCGCTTAGCACCACTTCATGTAAAAAATTTTTAGATGAAGTAAATCCAGGGGCAACTACCTTAGAAACTGCTTATGGTAATAAATCTGGTTTCGAAGGTTTGATCAATACCATTTACGTAGACAATTATTTTTTCTATGGTAAGGTAGATTTTATCGGTCCATCTGAAATGGGTACAGACCTTTGGATTAATTATGCAGGTTCTGATATTGGTATCACCACCTACGACAATACTTTAACTACGGGCTTGGGTACCTTAAAAACCATTTGGGGAGGCTGTTATTCGGCCATTGGTTTAGCCAACACGGCGATAGAGTTTAGCACAAAAGTGAAAGGTTATAGCAGCCAGACAGAGATTGACACCAAGGTAGCTGAAGCTTATTTTTGGAGAGCTTGGGCTTATTTTAACTTGGTAGAGCAATTTGGTCCGGTTTATTTAACTACTAAATCTGCCGCTACAGAAGGTAATAACATTGCTCCGAAAAGAAGCACAGAGAAGGAAATTTACGATGTGATTATTTCAGATTTGAAATTCGCGACCGAGAAATTGCCATTAACTCAAGGTGCATTAAGAGGTCGTATTGCTAAAAAGGCGGCTTATGCATTGTTAGCGAAGGTATATCTTCAACGTACGCGTTTAGGAGAAGCTGCACAATATGGTGCTTTGGCTTTGGCAGCGGCCGAAGAGTTGATCAATAACCAAGCAAAATACAATTGCGCACTTTACACTAGTGATGCTACACGTTCAGGTTTTGCAAAAGCATTTGATTTAAAGAACAACAAAAGCAACACTGAGTTTTTGTTCTTACAGGCTATTGATGTAACTGGATTAAATCCTGAAGGTTTTAACAGAGGTCGTACTCGTCAGTATTACTTGCCAGATTTAGGTGGTAGAGGAGCAGATTGGGGAACAATTGAAACCACTGTGCTTTATGGCAGGTCGAATGCTAAACAATACAAACCAACCAAATATTTGTTGACTAGCATTTTCGATCCGAGGGAAACCACACCAGATACCAGGTTTGCGAATACCTTTACCTATAAGTTCTATGCTAGTGCTGATAAAGTAATTACGGCAGCTTTAGCTACTACTTATCAAAAGGATGCTTCTATTGTGGGTAAAACCATTTTGAGTACCAGACAGGCTTATACTGGTCCAGATTATTTCTTAGCAGCAGGCGGTACTTTTGAGGAAGAGAAAAACATGACCAATGATGTGGGTTTATCGGTGTTTACACCAAACTGGACTATACCTACTGCAACTAAAAAAGCAATGCCTTGTTTAGTTGCCGATCCAAGTGATTTATTTGATCCAGCAACCAATAATTACAAGTTGCCAGCATCTTTTCCTAATGAGCCAAGTTTGATCAACATCTTCCCAGCGTTCAAGAAATTCTCTGGAAAAATGTATGCGCAATCTAACCAGAATTGGTTAGGTGATATTCCAATTATCCGTTTGGGTGAAGTTTATTTAATTGCTGCAGAAGCTGCTTTGTTAGCTAACAACGATGCGTTAAAAGCGTCGACTTATGTTAATGTAATTCGTAAGCGTGCTGCCCTTACTTCTCGCGAAAGTGAAATGTTGGCAACTCCTGCAGAGATGAACGTAGCTTATATCTTAAAAGAACGTGGTCGTGAATTAGCAGGAGAGCATACTCGTTGGATTGATTTAAAAAGAACTGGAAATTTAAGCAAAACTTATTTCCAACAAACCAATCCAGCTATTGCAGCTAACTTTGATCCAGCAAAACATACACAACGTCCAATTCCACAATACTTTCTGGATGCGATTACCAATGCAGCAGAATTCGGAAATAACGGATACTAA